A stretch of Macadamia integrifolia cultivar HAES 741 chromosome 7, SCU_Mint_v3, whole genome shotgun sequence DNA encodes these proteins:
- the LOC122084620 gene encoding protein RETICULATA-RELATED 1, chloroplastic-like → MSLAVLQTAQIMPLNSQIPNKTLHFHPCRPLLCPIRSPHRSISLRKLRKFVVINGISPPQVDGDLAAHFERCFKLPSADSDGGVPSSSTSASSSSSGMIAPVLKGGQYGAFGAVTLEKSKLDLSQKQSQSSPETAVGGGGGDIGKKINHGGGDGGDDGGDDDDYMGDFDDGDEGDEGGLFRMRAVFDELFDRKFVDAVLHEWQKTMMDLPAGLRQAYEMGLVSSAQMVKFLAINARPTTARFISRALPQGLSRQFIGRMIADPTFLYKLLLDQTATIGCSVWWELKNRGERIKQEWDLALINVLTVSACSAIVVWSLAPCRSYGNTFRFDLQNTLQKLPNNIFEKSYPLREFDLQKRIHSFFYKAAEMCLVGLTAGAAQAALTKLSASKKEGRLSVTVPNVSTNALSYGAFLGLYANLRCQLLCGIDRALFYRFDVIGVALFFSTALRILNVQIGETSRLAWLGIEADPLVQSDNLLKAYNRPSKDVARSSSNWFISKNAIVSGLGLLGIKQGTADHAAEEDTAPFKARRKRIVKRKVTETSA, encoded by the exons ATGTCCCTTGCCGTCCTTCAAACCGCTCAAATTATGCCTCTTAACTCTCAAATCCCCAACAAAACCCTCCATTTTCATCCTTGTCGCCCTCTCTTATGCCCTATTCGAAGCCCTCATCGATCGATCTCCCTCAGAAAATTGAGGAAGTTTGTGGTTATTAATGGAATTTCTCCGCCTCAGGTGGATGGAGACCTCGCAGCTCACTTTGAGCGATGCTTCAAGCTCCCCTCTGCTGATTCCGATGGCGGCGttccttcatcatcaacatcGGCATCGTCATCTTCATCGGGTATGATTGCTCCTGTCCTGAAGGGTGGTCAGTACGGCGCGTTCGGAGCGGTGACTCTTGAGAAGTCGAAGCTCGATTTGTCTCAGAAGCAATCCCAGTCTAGCCCTGAG ACTGCagttgggggagggggtggagaTATCGGAAAGAAAATTAAtcatggtggtggtgatggtggtgatgatggtggtgatgatgatgactaTATGGGTGACTTTGACGATGGAGATGAAGGAGATGAGGGTGGATTGTTTAGGATGCGAGCTGTTTTTGATGAG CTTTTTGATAGGAAGTTTGTAGATGCTGTCTTACATGAGTGGCAAAAGACGATGATGGATTTGCCTGCTGGGCTTCGGCAAGCGTATGAAATG GGTTTGGTAAGCTCTGCTCAAATGGTGAAGTTTCTAGCAATCAATGCAAGGCCGACCACTGCTCGATTTATTTCTCGAGCTCTACCACAAGGATTATCGAGGCAATTCATTGGCAG GATGATTGCAGATCCAACTTTCCTATATAAGCTTCTTTTAGATCAAACTGCTACAATTGGTTGTTCTGTTTGGTGGGAATTGAAGAATCGTGGGGAAAG GATAAAGCAGGAATGGGATCTAGCACTTATTAATGTGCTGACAGTATCAGCCTGCAGTGCCATTGTTGTTTGGTCACTTGCTCCTTGTCGTTCGTATGGAAATACTTTCCGGTTCGACTTGCAGAATACATTACAAAAGCTTCCAAACAACATTTTTGAGAAGAGTTATCCACTCCGAGAATTTGACTTGCAAAAAAGAATCCACTCATTCTTCTACAAGGCTGCAGAGATGTGTTTGGTTGGGTTAACTGCTGGAGCAGCACAAGCTGCTTTGACAAAACTTTCAGCCAGTAAGAAGGAGGGAAG GTTGTCTGTGACAGTACCGAATGTCAGTACAAATGCACTCAGTTATGGAGCTTTCTTAGGACTTTATGCAAACCTGCGATGTCAGCTGCTATGTGGAATTGACAGAGCACTGTTTTACCGTTTTGATGTTATTGGAGTGGCATTATTTTTTAGCACTGCATTGAG GATTCTGAATGTTCAAATTGGAGAGACATCAAGGCTGGCTTGGCTTGGGATAGAGGCAGATCCACTGGTTCAGTCGGATAACTTGTTGAAGGCTTACAATAGGCCATCTAAGGATGTAGCCAGGTCTTCTTCTAACTGGTTCATCTCTAAGAATGCCATTGTTTCTGGGCTGGGCCTCCTGGGTATCAAGCAAGGGACTGCTGACCATGCTGCTGAAGAAGACACGGCACCTTTCAAAGCAAGGAGGAAGAGAATTGTCAAGAGAAAGGTGACTGAAACTTCAGCATAG